In Anolis sagrei isolate rAnoSag1 chromosome 5, rAnoSag1.mat, whole genome shotgun sequence, the DNA window TACTGCTGCCAAAGTTAGGACTATGATTCGAAAAATAATGTGTAGATTAGAGATATTTACTGCATGCAAGAGAAAAAAGGGACAATGCGCAGTGTTGAGCACTTTTAGGTCCCACTTATCTGAACAGGGAGTATTTCAGCATGTGCTTAAGATTGGAATCCTATACACACACGTACAGAAATAAGTTCCATTGAACTCAAAGAGTTCTCACTGCAAACATATCCTTAGGATTAAATATAACCTTCCCACTGAAATTGTTGCTTAACTTTGGCTGAATGATGTGCTAATTTGGAAAGATAAGCAATGCTCTAATAATACAACTATCACATGTATATATCATACTTCAGCATGGTACCGAGtgcattttttaaagaacagCTCCTAAGGCATTTTTCTAGAAATACATTTCAGTGGTTAAATACCAGAGTAAAAGGTACATAAATATGTAAGTTCTTCTGTGCAAgatctttttaataaaaaaaaaccaaaaaattaacccatattaaaaacattttgaacGTCACATAAATGTCAACATATCAGTGtgtcaaaatacagaatacaaagtTATGCAAGTAAAAATAACTTTTCcccaaattaaaaaataataataagccaaCGTTCCTGGGAGCAATTCCTGTTAACTTAGTGCAGCTTGCTCTTCAGCAAAACATTTCACAATTACACTTCAAAACaagaaaatgtacctgtttatGTTCCTTCAATGAAATATACAAGAACTTACATATTTATATTCAGTCAATGAAATGCACAAGAGCTTAAAACATTTGTAAAGGTTGAAAGAGCATATTAACAAAGCAATGTGGATATTGATCAGGAACAGCAATGGAGTAACTGCAAGCCCAGATACCAATCAAGAATATcaactagaagcattctctctctctcctattaaAGAAGATTATAAATATGATAAACAGCTGACAATAAAGCAAGTAATTTGAGGGACATACCATCACTAAAAGCATTTTGTCTGTTGAAAGTGTGATTTTAATAGATATTCTTTATCTTACACAAGAGCACAATACATACACCACATTCTATAGAAACCCCAAATGATGCTAGAACAGGTATGATGGGCAGAGAACTATGGAACTCAATTACTGTCCTCCTGAACTGCGAGACAAGCATTACCCATGGCAAGCTGGCATTACACTGGCCACATTCAAAAAAGAAATTTAGAAGTTGGTCAGCAAAGACGTAGAGTCAGAAAAGGAAGTTTGAAATGCAGTCAAAACATGCTTCCataaattatttacatttatatgatGGCCTTTATAAAATCACATGATCTCCATCTTCCAAATGAAGAAATGGGTCAAAAAGAAAGCAGGAGCTTATGGATTGCAGGCAGGGCCACAGTTAACAAGTTATCATCCAATTTACCTGTACTATAACATCTCATTTTATGCAAAGATCTTACTTTTAAAGATGCAAGCTGACTAAGTGTGTAGTCTGATACCTGATAATACTTAGCACAAGACAGACAAGTTCACATACACCCAAATagctttttttttgctagcttcCTGGTTCAGTGGTACTTAACATTGCAAGTACATTCACATCAACGATGCATCTAACTTACTTAAGACTCTGATAAGCATTTACATTTACCAgaggctttttaaaaacacaaaatcaaaaaaaaattatgaacaCTATGAATATACAAGTCAGTAAAAGATCCAATATTTTACTACACCCATTAGGTTGGTGAAAATCCAATGTTCTAAACtggtttcattttctttttttaaaaaaaaaaacaaacagattgtCACAATTgaaatttgaaggaaaaaaaagaacacagcaaaacaaactgtACAAAGGCAAAGTAGAATAACAAAATATTTTACTAAAACAGAAGATTTACAGAAGATTTTCCAGACAAGCCATACAAAATGGTCACAAGCTTTTATTCCTTGAAGGGAAGGGTTTTTACACTTGACAGCAGAATCACAATATTATTAGTGAATGGATGTTTAATGTTCCCGTTTTTGTTCAAACAGCCAAGCTTGTCCATCTACAGCATCTAAGTTAGACTTGGCTAGAGGGCATATTCTAGAGTATAACTGGTTAGCTGCTTTAACCAATGCAATTAGCATCACcataaaaaagggaaaaggagCCCACACAATTAGAACAAAATATCCCTGCAGCTAACCCTGACTACTTTCATTCACAGTGCTCACACTTAACTCATGATGGGAAAAATTATTAAAAGCAGAGATGTGTTACTTCTTTTAAACAATTTCACAAACAATCCCGATGATACTTCTAGCCTCTGCTCATGCAGAACAGGAGTGAATTAGGACAAGACACAGATTTGCTAGTGTGCATTTAAATCATCAAAGAACTGatgtctggggttttttttaaattctgtaaCGTTTTCTAAGACTGTGTCCattaaatgcaaacaaaaaaggaagaggtCTTGGCAGAACAGGAAAAAGTGATGCACACTGATTCAGagcacattttaaatattattcatGGCATATAGCCTAGTCCATGCTCTGGCTGTAAAGGGAAAAAAGGTACATATTAGACAAATTAGACAGACTTCGCTAGTCTCCCATCACCTTTTAATTTGCTAAACTTTGTAAAATATGCAAAAACTAGTTTTCAATTACAATTCCTGAGGACAACTCACAATAAAGTATCAATTTTACATCGGCTTTATAACCCAAATTTTACTAAATTTACAGTAGCCTTTATGCATTTGTACCAGCCATATGACAACTGCAATCTTACACATCCCACTGGCTACATGAAGTTAAACACTTATCCACCTTCAAGATAAGCTCTAATTATGAATATACATATAGGGCTTGTGAATAAGACAAGTAATTGGGACAAGTAAAGTTGTTTAATCTTAAAATGTTGTTAAACTGTCAAGTCAACATATGATGTTCCTTCCTCCACTTTTTACACCTCCTGCCTCCAAGTTTAATCCTGTTCTTCATACAATACATTCAGTTACCTGCcctaaaatattatatttttcagAAAATCAAGACTAACCCTGCATGTAGTTTGTGTCCTTTTTCTTATGAAAAAGGCATCCAAGGGGAAGCTGGAAAAGTCTCCATGGTCCAGAATGAAGATACTTATTGCATGTCAATTGAAGTCTCCAATAGGATTTTTTCTTGAAATGCACATACAAAGATAGTTATGTCCATGagtttaacaacaacaattaaatttGTCTTTCTCTTCCCCAGTTTCTCAAGCTTCCTCTTGGCTGTTAGTTAAAGAAGTGTTTTAGTTAGGCAGTAACTGCACTCATGCAATTGCCATCATATTCAATTTTGTCCCAGTCTCAAAAACAAGGATGTATTGTGCCTTGATTGTATCTTTTCGGCCAAGATATACTTGGTACAAgaagcagttaaaataaatcaatattggCCTAAAATATATGTGTATTACCTGTTTCTATGGCTTGGGCTTCATTGGTCTTCCACTGCTCAGCTACATCATTCGCTAGTGGATCATCTGGGTTGGGAGCGCTTAACAAAGCCTGGATTGATAGCAGAACTGTACGAATCTGCAAAGCTGGAGACCATTTATCTGAGGAAGCAAGTCAGAAAGCATTAAAGCCagcagtatatttttaaaaaatccccctcTCCCCTCTGAGATAATTTGAAATCATTTTCTACTCTTAGAAATTTGGTCAGAAATATGTAGTTTCTTATCAGGATTCCAAACCACTTACCTTTCAAAATATCTAAACATATTCTTCCCAATTTGTCTACGTTAGGATGATAAATTTTGGTCATGAAACGTACTTTCGGAGCTGCCATTGGATATTCTTCTGGAAGAAATAGTTCAAGTTTAAATGTCCCACCCTCAAAGGGGGAATCCTGTGGACCTGCAATGACCACATGAAAATAACGTGCGTTGCTTTCATCTGGCTCTGCCTTTATTCCAGGAACAGGTTCTGCCAGCAAGCGCTGGGTttcctgaaaaagaaagaaaacactagTGGTGCATGCACACATAGACTATTTATTCAAGGACACAGGCATGTTGTTCTCCTTGTTACACATTTTACTAAAACCACATATACCTAACTCTCAATCTGATGAAGCTTTGAGTTATAAATCAACAAGCAAAGAGGACTGGAGAGAAAGCACGATTG includes these proteins:
- the UBE2N gene encoding ubiquitin-conjugating enzyme E2 N encodes the protein MAGLPRRIIKETQRLLAEPVPGIKAEPDESNARYFHVVIAGPQDSPFEGGTFKLELFLPEEYPMAAPKVRFMTKIYHPNVDKLGRICLDILKDKWSPALQIRTVLLSIQALLSAPNPDDPLANDVAEQWKTNEAQAIETARAWTRLYAMNNI